In Natronomonas halophila, one DNA window encodes the following:
- a CDS encoding GNAT family N-acetyltransferase, protein MSADVRPATDDDVEAIQDVAWDAWYAAYGGFLSPSTIESGLTEYYDEELLAAAVDHDDIAFYVAERDGEVVGFASAEQTWADEVELHTIYVDPDYWGEGIGPELFEEIEAWADEQGVDRIACAVFSDNTVGTQFFESLGFEEGTEASGEVAGELHPEYEFEYEL, encoded by the coding sequence ATGAGCGCCGACGTGCGACCCGCCACCGACGACGACGTCGAGGCGATTCAGGACGTGGCGTGGGACGCGTGGTACGCCGCCTACGGAGGGTTTCTGTCGCCGTCGACCATCGAGAGCGGCCTCACCGAGTACTACGACGAGGAGTTGCTGGCAGCGGCAGTCGACCACGACGACATCGCCTTCTACGTCGCCGAACGCGACGGCGAGGTGGTCGGCTTCGCCAGCGCCGAACAGACGTGGGCCGACGAAGTCGAGTTACACACCATCTACGTCGACCCCGACTACTGGGGCGAGGGAATCGGACCGGAACTCTTCGAGGAAATCGAGGCGTGGGCCGACGAGCAGGGCGTCGACCGCATCGCGTGTGCCGTCTTTTCGGACAACACCGTCGGGACCCAGTTCTTCGAATCCCTCGGCTTCGAGGAGGGAACCGAGGCAAGCGGCGAGGTGGCGGGGGAACTCCACCCAGAATACGAGTTCGAGTACGAGCTATAG
- a CDS encoding DUF5518 domain-containing protein — MSRPDTTPPETPSTDADERAPNTILNGVIGGVVAVVLSFIPLSPILGGAVAGYLEGGDQRDGLVVGTIAGVIALIPFVLFGMLAAVILIAPGAVRLVPLLAVFLFFVAIYTVGLSALGGIVGIYVEDEFDL, encoded by the coding sequence ATGTCACGCCCGGATACAACCCCGCCCGAAACCCCCTCCACCGATGCCGACGAGCGCGCGCCCAACACGATATTGAACGGCGTCATCGGCGGCGTCGTCGCGGTCGTCCTTTCCTTCATCCCGCTCTCGCCGATTCTCGGCGGCGCAGTCGCCGGTTATCTCGAAGGCGGCGACCAGCGAGACGGCCTCGTCGTCGGCACGATTGCCGGCGTCATCGCGCTGATTCCCTTCGTCCTCTTCGGCATGCTCGCCGCCGTCATCCTCATCGCGCCGGGCGCCGTCCGATTGGTCCCGCTCCTCGCCGTCTTCCTATTTTTCGTCGCCATCTACACGGTCGGCCTCTCGGCGCTCGGCGGCATCGTCGGCATCTACGTCGAAGACGAGTTCGACCTATAG
- a CDS encoding KH domain-containing protein: MKHVTIPGDRIGALIGDGGETMREIESRAEVRLDIDSETGSVKVESVGDPILGLKGPDIVKAIGRGFAPEDAMRLLEDDMQMFEMVDLDAATRNKKDLRRKKGRLIGEDGRTRELMEELSGADVVIYGSTLGAIGKPEQVDAVRSATEMILDGAPHGAVYSFLERRHNEMKANDISYTQRTG, from the coding sequence ATGAAACACGTCACGATTCCTGGCGACCGTATCGGCGCGCTCATCGGCGACGGAGGTGAGACCATGCGCGAAATCGAATCGCGCGCCGAGGTACGTCTGGATATCGACTCCGAGACGGGGTCGGTGAAGGTCGAATCCGTCGGCGACCCGATTCTCGGTCTGAAGGGCCCCGACATCGTCAAGGCCATCGGTCGCGGCTTCGCCCCCGAGGACGCGATGCGCCTGCTCGAGGACGACATGCAGATGTTCGAGATGGTCGACCTCGATGCCGCCACCCGCAACAAGAAGGACCTCCGCCGCAAGAAGGGTCGACTCATCGGTGAGGACGGCCGCACCCGCGAACTGATGGAGGAACTCAGCGGTGCCGACGTCGTCATCTACGGATCGACACTGGGCGCCATCGGCAAGCCCGAACAGGTCGACGCCGTCCGCAGCGCCACCGAGATGATCCTCGACGGCGCGCCCCACGGCGCGGTCTATTCGTTCCTCGAACGGCGGCACAACGAGATGAAAGCAAACGACATCAGTTACACCCAGCGGACCGGATAA